A single window of Crassostrea angulata isolate pt1a10 chromosome 8, ASM2561291v2, whole genome shotgun sequence DNA harbors:
- the LOC128157906 gene encoding uncharacterized protein LOC128157906, which yields MQSPLGISIVVVIIYTFGLRETRAEALGVDCDVNQDVPFGRNKVITFNGSAPLNVSCNDMTFRSTDQHMLCIRNQIFQDPNCAVSLLLNDTKSGQVETFTCNKAETFCTKPNGTLHIQFSPRDNKSPSDALLNLILYTKNGTLPGKEDDKIDWELLTILLRTLIPLFFFLVFGVVSVVCIYMQRKKRRAQYMGKSADGSTPTPFSFGSPALENYPTAPPPQQFSSFEPAKSY from the exons ATGCAATCGCCGTTGG GGATCAGCATCGTGGTGGTCATAATTTATACCTTTGGCTTACGAGAAACAAGAGCGG AAGCTCTAGGAGTTGACTGCGACGTGAATCAGGATGTACCATTTGGAAGAAATAAAGTCATCACCTTCAACGGATCGGCACCCCTCAATGTTTCCTGTAATGACATGACCTTCAGGAGCACTGACCAACATATGCTGTGCATCAGAAACCAAATCTTTCAGGACCCCAACTGTGCCGTCAGTCTCCTATTAAATGATACAAAATCTGGGCAG GTGGAAACATTCACCTGTAATAAAGCTGAGACATTTTGTACGAAACCGAACGGAACTTTGCACATACAATTTAGCCCTCGTGACAACAAGTCACCTAGTGATGCCTTGCtgaatttgattttgtacaCAAAAAATGGAACGTTGCCAGGAAAAGAGGATGACAAAATAG ATTGGGAACTCCTGACCATCCTATTAAGAACCCTTATACCGCTGTTTTTCTTCTTGGTGTTCGGAGTTGTTTCTGTTGTCTGCATCTATATGCAGCGGAAAAAGAGACGCGCTCAGTATATGGGTAAATCTGCTGACGGCAGTACGCCGACGCCGTTCTCATTTGGAAGTCCAGCTCTCGAAAACTATCCGACAGCACCTCCACCTCAACAGTTTTCTTCTTTCGAGCCAGCTAAATCCTACTAG